One Punica granatum isolate Tunisia-2019 chromosome 3, ASM765513v2, whole genome shotgun sequence genomic window carries:
- the LOC116199224 gene encoding putative Peroxidase 48: MDLWKQMRFFSFMLLVYTTTMDPKWPNPTQIVRFKPSRDINAIITARFLLRPGPSDDDPTDRGGLEYDYYRESCPQAERIVREMVQEFYRVRPRVIPSLLRLAFHDCFIEGCDASILLDPINGMASEKDVSPNELLKGYDIIEAIKFEIERACPRTVSCADILVLAAREALLTVGGPFYPLETGRRDSMISYAELAEYQLPSPFSDLSEILASFAARGFDEQETVSLLGAHSVGSIHCNFFEDRLYNFSGTNRPDPSLESEFLNLMRSRCSKFPSASSPKLSVAPSPSFRAAGLPAPPMVEPETVMSYEGLGLRQAEDPAFGAPYYQNLLEGRGILFADQQLTGSEETGSWVRAYAWDAALFRKDFAEAMLKLSSLQVLTASRGQIRVNCSKTA, translated from the exons ATGGATCTATGGAAGCAGATGAGGTTCTTCAGTTTCATGCTTCTCGTCTACACCACCACCATGGACCCCAAATGGCCGAACCCGACCCAAATTGTGAGGTTCAAGCCTTCTCGGGACATCAATGCCATCATCACCGCCCGATTCTTGCTGAGACCCGGACCGTCCGATGATGACCCAACAGACCGAGGCGGCCTTGAGTACGATTACTATCGGGAGTCCTGCCCTCAGGCTGAGAGAATTGTTCGTGAGATGGTCCAGGAGTTTTACCGAGTCCGACCTCGCGTTATCCCATCTCTTCTCCGGCTAGCATTCCATGACTGCTTCATTGAG GGATGTGACGCCTCTATCCTGTTGGACCCAATTAATGGAATGGCATCAGAGAAAGATGTGTCCCCCAACGAACTGTTGAAGGGCTATGACATAATAGAAGCTATCAAGTTCGAGATCGAAAGAGCATGCCCCAGAACAGTGTCATGTGCTGACATTCTGGTCTTGGCTGCTCGGGAAGCCCTTCTTACG gTTGGCGGTCCATTCTATCCCCTAGAAACCGGCAGAAGGGACAGTATGATTTCATATGCGGAACTAGCCGAATATCAACTTCCTTCACCTTTTAGTGACCTCTCGGAAATTCTCGCATCTTTTGCAGCAAGGGGATTCGATGAGCAGGAAACTGTCAGTCTCTTAG GTGCTCATAGTGTCGGATCGATTCATTGTAATTTCTTTGAGGACCGTCTCTACAATTTTTCTGGGACAAACAGGCCCGACCCATCTCTTGAGAGCGAATTCCTTAACCTGATGAGatcccgatgcagtaaatttCCTTCAGCGTCATCCCCAAAACTTTCAGTGGCTCCATCACCTTCATTTAGAGCTGCTGGATTGCCGGCTCCTCCAATGGTAGAGCCGGAGACAGTGATGAGCTATGAGGGGCTGGGATTGAGACAAGCCGAGGACCCTGCTTTTGGGGCTCCATATTATCAGAACCTGCTGGAAGGCAGAGGAATCCTCTTTGCGGATCAGCAGCTCACGGGTTCCGAAGAAACTGGAAGTTGGGTCAGAGCATACGCTTGGGATGCTGCCCTCTTTCGAAAGGACTTCGCAGAGGCCATGTTGAAGCTCTCGAGCCTGCAGGTATTGACAGCATCTAGAGGGCAAATTCGTGTTAACTGCTCAAAGACTGCATAG
- the LOC116198556 gene encoding 60S ribosomal protein L37-3-like has protein sequence MGKGTGSFGKRRNKTHTLCVRCGRRSFHLQKSRCAGCGFPSARKRKYNWSVKAIRRKTTGTGRMRYLRHVPRRFKTGFREGTQATPKKAAASASA, from the exons ATG GGCAAGGGAACGGGGAGCTTCGGTAAGAGGAGGAACAAGACCCACACCCTCTGCGTGAGGTGTGGCCGCCGCAGCTTCCACCTCCAGAAGAGCCGCTGCGCCGGCTGTGGCTTCCCCTCCGCCCGCAAGAGGAAGT ACAACTGGAGTGTGAAGGCAATTAGGAGAAAGACCACCGGAACCGGTAGGATGAGGTACCTACGCCATGTACCTCGCCGTTTCAAGACTGGATTCAGAGAAG GTACTCAAGCTACGCCGAAGAAGGCAGCTGCGTCAGCCTCTGCTTAA